In Gemmata obscuriglobus, a single genomic region encodes these proteins:
- a CDS encoding DUF1501 domain-containing protein — MNRRDFLFHSGGGLGGVALAALLGADRARADGGLHHKPKAKRVVQLFMAGGASHIDLFDFKPELVKRHGQEANFGEQVEAFQNGLGPWLKPVWDFKPYGKCGKRLGEVVAPLGGVIDELAFVHNMVGKTGVHSQGTLLQATGFNRPGFPGMGCWVSYGLGTLNANLPTFVVLPDHRGLASNGTKNWDSAFLPAQHQGTAIYPGTKTPIEDLFPDERATFVTPESDQAGGALLARLNRAHLATRVGDERLEARIKSYELAAKMQLAAPDALDLSKETKETLKLYGLDHGKGTFDKDINPVEETDYFGRKCLVARRLLERGVRFVQIWSGNDNGFPRRNWDSHEDVKRDHGPLAYGMARGAAALIADLKRTGLLDDTIVLWTTEFGRMPSSQGGKGRDHNPYCFTNWLCGGGIKGGTTHGPSDDFGYKPADRKSPTEVYDIHATVLHLLGIDHTKLTVRHNGIDRRLTDVHGHVINELIA, encoded by the coding sequence ATGAACCGGCGTGACTTCCTCTTCCACTCGGGCGGCGGGCTGGGCGGCGTCGCGCTCGCGGCGCTGCTCGGCGCGGACCGCGCCCGCGCCGACGGCGGCTTGCACCACAAGCCCAAAGCCAAACGCGTGGTGCAACTGTTCATGGCCGGCGGCGCCAGCCACATCGACCTGTTCGACTTCAAACCCGAACTCGTGAAGCGCCACGGGCAGGAGGCGAACTTCGGCGAACAGGTCGAGGCGTTCCAGAACGGCCTGGGGCCGTGGCTCAAACCCGTGTGGGACTTCAAACCTTACGGGAAATGCGGGAAGCGACTCGGCGAGGTCGTCGCGCCGCTCGGCGGCGTGATCGACGAGCTGGCGTTCGTTCACAACATGGTCGGCAAGACCGGCGTCCACAGCCAGGGCACGCTGCTCCAGGCCACCGGGTTCAACCGCCCGGGGTTCCCGGGAATGGGGTGCTGGGTCAGCTACGGGCTCGGCACCCTGAACGCGAACCTGCCCACGTTCGTCGTGCTCCCGGACCACCGCGGGCTGGCCTCCAACGGCACCAAGAACTGGGACAGCGCGTTCCTGCCCGCCCAGCACCAGGGCACCGCGATCTACCCGGGCACCAAAACGCCTATTGAGGACCTCTTCCCGGACGAGCGGGCCACGTTCGTCACGCCCGAAAGCGATCAGGCCGGCGGCGCGCTGCTGGCGCGGCTCAACCGCGCGCACCTTGCGACCCGAGTGGGCGACGAGCGACTGGAGGCGCGCATCAAGAGCTACGAGCTCGCCGCGAAAATGCAGCTCGCCGCGCCCGACGCGCTCGACCTCTCAAAAGAGACGAAAGAAACCCTCAAGCTGTACGGGCTCGATCACGGGAAAGGGACGTTCGACAAGGACATTAACCCGGTCGAAGAGACCGACTACTTCGGCCGCAAGTGCCTCGTCGCACGCCGGCTGTTGGAGCGCGGCGTGCGGTTCGTGCAGATTTGGAGCGGGAACGATAACGGGTTCCCGCGGCGCAACTGGGACTCGCACGAGGACGTGAAACGCGACCACGGCCCGCTCGCGTACGGGATGGCCCGCGGCGCCGCCGCCCTCATCGCCGATCTGAAGCGGACCGGGCTGCTCGACGACACCATCGTCCTCTGGACGACCGAGTTCGGGCGGATGCCGTCGTCGCAGGGCGGCAAGGGCCGCGACCACAACCCGTACTGCTTCACCAACTGGCTCTGCGGCGGCGGGATCAAGGGCGGTACCACGCACGGCCCGAGCGACGACTTCGGGTACAAGCCCGCAGACCGCAAGAGCCCGACCGAGGTGTACGACATCCACGCCACGGTCCTGCACCTGCTCGGCATCGATCACACCAAACTGACCGTGCGGCACAACGGCATCGACCGCCGGCTCACCGACGTTCACGGCCACGTGATTAACGAGCTGATCGCGTAA
- a CDS encoding REP-associated tyrosine transposase, whose translation MGRTSNQNAEAHPRGWHSRGYLPHFDGGAALPQTVTFRLADSVPASVVTGWRDELTEHPEPEHERELRKRLDKYLDTGYGARHLLDTRIARLVEGALWYFDGVRYLLHAWVVMPNHVHALFTPLDGWSLSRVVASWKSFTAKEANKVLGRTGRFWHKDYFDRYVRNAEHFALAADYIECNPVKAGLCRAPGDWPFGSARFHSIAGAAGTAAVPGRNP comes from the coding sequence ATGGGCCGTACTTCCAACCAAAACGCAGAGGCTCACCCTCGCGGCTGGCACAGCCGCGGATACCTCCCGCATTTTGACGGCGGCGCAGCATTACCTCAGACGGTCACGTTCCGCCTTGCCGATTCCGTGCCCGCGAGTGTCGTCACCGGGTGGCGGGATGAGCTCACTGAGCATCCCGAACCGGAGCATGAACGGGAGCTTCGAAAGCGGTTAGATAAGTACCTCGACACCGGGTACGGCGCGCGCCACTTACTCGACACGCGCATCGCGCGCCTTGTGGAAGGGGCGCTGTGGTACTTCGACGGCGTGCGATATCTGCTCCACGCCTGGGTCGTCATGCCGAACCATGTCCACGCGCTGTTCACCCCGCTGGACGGCTGGAGCCTTTCGCGCGTCGTAGCGTCGTGGAAGTCGTTCACGGCAAAGGAAGCCAATAAGGTTCTCGGACGAACCGGCCGGTTTTGGCACAAAGACTATTTCGACCGGTACGTGCGTAACGCAGAGCATTTTGCGCTGGCCGCGGATTACATCGAATGCAACCCGGTTAAGGCCGGGTTGTGCCGCGCCCCGGGTGACTGGCCGTTCGGGAGCGCGCGGTTCCATTCCATCGCTGGTGCGGCCGGGACGGCCGCGGTCCCAGGGAGAAACCCATGA